One Candidatus Eisenbacteria bacterium genomic region harbors:
- a CDS encoding DEAD/DEAH box helicase, translating to MKRGEFDGSNGGVLDPGSHRPPPENLFADFGLVPATRHDPASLPNPPGKPRVSDPRAARPSFDFDRFLAELTHRRDYAGQVVHVQRIPPREAAWAEPTAPLPAPLAASLERAGITRLYRHQARAVDLAREGRSLVVVSGTASGKTLCYNLPVLERLMAEPGATAFYLFPTKALAQDQLKALRRLADGAPELGDLVRAGTYDGDTTPHTRKKLRDTGNVVLTNPDMLHQGVLPYHDRWARFYASLRYVVVDEIHSYRGIFGSHVAHVLRRLRRVARHYGADPVFIASSATIRNPSELAEALFGMPVDLVDQDGSPRGPRHFVFWNPPFLDDAKMERRSSNVEGQELFTSLVRDDVQSIVFTRARVTAELIYRYAREALSRDRRDLAEAVSPYRGGYLPEERRDIERRLFSGELKGVVSTNALELGIDVGSLDASILVGFPTTIASAWQQAGRAGRGRHPSMAVLVAYNDPIDQYLMRHPEYFFAASPEAAVIDPENPHILASHLACAAYELPIRPGDDEWFGPLAGEVARILEEEGQLKQLEGAWYWSSTEFPAARTPLRTISDDTFTIVDSGRENAVLATVDAISAPELVYPEAIYLHEGDTFFVRELDLAQKVAYVEKRQVDYYTQAVLDSNLRVTRQGAEREFLPGEMARTGEATVSWATVGFKKIKFHSLDSIGYRALELPRLKLDTQAMWFRPSDRAWLDVVRQGRNPVEGLVGLRNLLITIVPLMSMCDRSDLGGIVDSANFGKPTMFLYDRYPGGLGFAEQGFQRFEDALRAARDLLEECPCAAGCPSCVGLPILRPAQQQDPDVQHGWPIPEKETTRTLLRSILGGV from the coding sequence TCGCGGAGCTCACCCACCGCCGCGACTACGCGGGCCAGGTGGTCCACGTGCAGCGCATCCCGCCTCGCGAAGCCGCCTGGGCCGAACCCACCGCGCCGCTCCCGGCGCCCCTCGCGGCCTCGCTGGAGCGCGCGGGGATCACCCGGCTCTACCGGCACCAGGCGCGCGCCGTGGACCTGGCGCGCGAGGGCAGGAGCCTGGTGGTGGTGAGCGGCACGGCCTCCGGCAAGACGCTGTGCTACAACCTCCCGGTGCTGGAGCGGCTGATGGCCGAGCCGGGCGCGACCGCGTTCTACCTCTTCCCCACCAAGGCGCTGGCGCAGGACCAGCTCAAGGCGCTGCGCAGGCTGGCCGACGGCGCGCCGGAGCTGGGCGACCTGGTGCGCGCCGGCACCTACGACGGCGACACCACCCCGCACACGCGCAAGAAGCTGCGTGACACCGGCAACGTGGTGCTCACCAACCCCGACATGCTGCACCAGGGGGTGCTGCCCTATCACGACCGCTGGGCGCGCTTCTACGCCTCGCTGCGCTACGTGGTGGTGGACGAGATCCACAGCTACCGCGGCATCTTCGGCTCGCACGTGGCCCACGTGCTGCGCCGGTTGCGGCGCGTGGCGCGCCACTACGGCGCCGACCCGGTGTTCATCGCCTCCTCGGCCACCATCCGCAACCCCTCGGAGCTGGCGGAGGCGCTCTTCGGCATGCCCGTGGACCTGGTGGACCAGGACGGTTCGCCGCGCGGGCCGCGGCACTTTGTGTTCTGGAACCCGCCGTTCCTGGACGACGCGAAGATGGAGCGGCGCAGCAGCAACGTCGAGGGCCAGGAGTTGTTCACCTCGCTGGTGCGCGACGACGTCCAGAGCATCGTGTTCACCCGGGCGCGGGTGACGGCGGAGTTGATCTACCGCTACGCGCGCGAGGCGCTCTCGCGCGACCGGCGCGACCTGGCCGAGGCGGTCAGCCCCTACCGGGGCGGCTACCTGCCCGAGGAGCGGCGCGACATCGAGCGCCGGCTGTTCTCGGGCGAGCTCAAGGGCGTGGTGAGCACCAACGCGCTGGAGCTGGGGATCGACGTGGGCAGCCTGGACGCGTCCATCCTGGTGGGCTTTCCCACCACCATCGCCTCCGCGTGGCAGCAGGCGGGCCGCGCGGGGCGCGGGCGGCACCCCAGCATGGCGGTGCTGGTGGCGTACAACGACCCCATCGACCAGTACCTGATGCGCCACCCCGAGTATTTCTTCGCCGCTTCGCCCGAGGCCGCGGTGATTGACCCCGAGAACCCGCACATCCTGGCCTCGCACCTGGCGTGCGCGGCCTACGAGCTGCCCATCCGTCCCGGCGACGACGAGTGGTTCGGGCCGCTGGCGGGCGAGGTGGCGCGCATCCTGGAGGAGGAGGGGCAGCTCAAGCAGCTCGAGGGCGCGTGGTACTGGTCCAGCACCGAGTTCCCCGCCGCGCGCACGCCGCTGCGCACCATCTCCGACGACACCTTCACCATCGTGGACTCCGGGCGCGAGAACGCGGTGCTGGCCACGGTGGACGCCATCAGCGCACCGGAGCTGGTCTACCCCGAGGCCATCTACCTGCACGAGGGCGACACGTTCTTCGTGCGCGAGCTGGACCTGGCGCAGAAGGTGGCCTACGTGGAGAAGCGCCAGGTGGACTACTACACCCAGGCGGTGCTGGACTCCAACCTGCGCGTGACGAGGCAGGGCGCGGAGCGCGAGTTCCTTCCCGGCGAAATGGCGCGCACCGGCGAGGCCACCGTTTCGTGGGCCACGGTGGGGTTCAAGAAGATCAAGTTCCACTCGCTGGATTCCATCGGCTACCGCGCGCTGGAGCTGCCGCGGCTCAAGCTGGATACCCAGGCGATGTGGTTCCGCCCCTCGGATCGGGCGTGGCTGGACGTGGTGCGCCAGGGCCGCAACCCGGTGGAGGGGCTGGTGGGGCTGCGCAACCTGCTCATCACCATCGTGCCGCTGATGTCCATGTGCGACCGCTCCGACCTGGGCGGCATCGTGGACTCCGCCAATTTCGGCAAGCCCACCATGTTCCTCTACGATCGCTATCCCGGCGGGCTGGGCTTCGCCGAGCAGGGTTTCCAGCGTTTCGAGGACGCCCTGCGCGCCGCGCGCGACCTGCTGGAGGAATGCCCCTGCGCCGCCGGCTGCCCCTCGTGCGTGGGGCTGCCCATCCTGCGCCCGGCGCAGCAGCAGGACCCCGACGTGCAGCACGGCTGGCCCATCCCCGAGAAGGAGACCACCCGCACGCTGCTGCGGAGCATCCTCGGTGGCGTCTGA
- a CDS encoding ribonuclease H-like domain-containing protein: MASERMKERLQALKRGTRGAGGAGAARAGGTGAARPGARAPARANAAKRPAAARRAGSAGASVARSEVHIEPVGVEVYLPGGEIDTAHGPLFLHERRRSELDKFTARFLRRLDAARKRALKLDLHEQLAKLLDDGLGKALFLDLETAGLVQCPVFLTGVMVAGRNDWILRQYFARHYAEEKALIRATIDLLDERPNLVTFNGRSFDWPMIKTRAAYHRLKVPADPFHVDLLPHSRRHWRGHFENCRLQTLEWKVVGRRRMGDVPGSEIPGRYHRYVKNGDPYPLVPVFHHNMLDLVTMADLLVEMLELEVGA; this comes from the coding sequence GTGGCGTCTGAGCGTATGAAGGAGCGCCTGCAGGCGCTCAAGCGGGGCACGAGGGGCGCGGGCGGCGCGGGCGCGGCGCGCGCCGGGGGCACCGGCGCGGCGCGCCCGGGTGCCCGCGCCCCGGCACGCGCCAACGCTGCAAAGCGACCCGCTGCCGCCCGCCGCGCGGGCTCCGCCGGCGCCTCCGTGGCCCGCAGTGAGGTTCACATCGAGCCCGTGGGCGTGGAGGTGTACCTGCCCGGCGGCGAGATCGACACCGCGCACGGTCCCCTGTTCCTCCACGAGCGCCGCCGCTCCGAACTGGACAAGTTCACCGCCCGGTTCCTGCGCCGGCTGGACGCCGCGCGCAAGCGGGCCCTGAAGCTCGACCTGCACGAACAGCTGGCGAAGCTGCTGGACGACGGCCTGGGCAAGGCGCTGTTCCTGGACCTCGAGACCGCCGGCCTGGTGCAGTGCCCGGTGTTCCTCACGGGCGTGATGGTGGCGGGCCGCAACGACTGGATTCTGCGCCAGTACTTCGCCCGCCACTACGCCGAGGAGAAGGCGCTGATCCGGGCCACCATCGACCTCCTGGACGAGCGCCCCAACCTGGTCACCTTCAACGGCCGCAGCTTCGACTGGCCCATGATCAAGACGCGGGCGGCGTACCACCGGCTCAAGGTGCCGGCCGACCCGTTCCACGTGGACCTGCTTCCGCATTCCCGCCGCCACTGGCGCGGCCACTTCGAGAACTGCCGCCTGCAGACGCTGGAGTGGAAGGTGGTCGGCCGGCGCCGGATGGGCGACGTCCCCGGCTCGGAGATCCCCGGCCGCTATCACCGTTACGTCAAGAACGGAGACCCCTACCCCCTGGTCCCGGTCTTCCACCACAACATGCTGGACCTCGTGACGATGGCCGACCTGCTGGTGGAGATGCTGGAGTTGGAAGTGGGCGCCTAG